In Bacteroidota bacterium, a single window of DNA contains:
- a CDS encoding deoxynucleoside kinase, with the protein MPVRHADVRYIAIEGVIGAGKTSLARKISERLNGRLVLEQFEENPFLERFYEDSVHYAFQTQIFFLLSRYKQQQALFQADLFQNVLVTDYIFEKDKIFAYLNLRDDELKLYETLVGSIEKNIPVPDLVVYLQSSVDRLMSNIKDRGRKIEENISEDYIKDLNEAYNYFFFRYKTAPLLIVNATEIDFVGDQSDFEELYNEILRPNRAAVEYYNPRSKKV; encoded by the coding sequence ATATCGCCATAGAAGGAGTCATCGGGGCGGGAAAGACCTCGCTCGCACGAAAGATCTCCGAACGCCTCAACGGCCGCCTTGTCCTTGAGCAGTTTGAAGAGAATCCGTTCCTCGAACGTTTTTATGAGGACTCCGTGCACTATGCCTTTCAGACTCAGATTTTCTTTTTATTGAGCCGGTACAAGCAGCAGCAGGCGTTGTTTCAGGCCGACCTCTTTCAGAACGTCCTGGTGACCGATTACATTTTCGAGAAGGACAAGATCTTCGCGTATCTGAACCTGCGCGACGATGAATTGAAATTGTATGAGACGCTGGTCGGCTCGATCGAAAAAAATATCCCGGTCCCTGATTTGGTCGTCTACCTTCAATCCAGCGTCGATCGGCTGATGTCAAATATTAAGGACCGCGGCAGGAAGATAGAGGAGAACATTTCGGAAGATTACATCAAAGATCTGAACGAAGCGTATAATTATTTTTTCTTCCGGTATAAGACCGCTCCGCTTTTGATCGTTAATGCCACTGAGATCGATTTTGTCGGAGACCAGTCCGATTTTGAAGAACTCTACAACGAAATTCTCCGCCCGAACAGAGCAGCCGTGGAATACTATAATCCGCGCTCGAAGAAAGTGTAA